A DNA window from Bradyrhizobium sp. CCBAU 53421 contains the following coding sequences:
- the ftsA gene encoding cell division protein FtsA → MTGLDRNLTPKTRPMQKRTAMVASLDVGSSKIACMIARLKPSPPNEALRGRTHAVELIGYSQIQSRGVKAGSVVDLAECEKAVRHAVALAERMAKVRVESVLLSVSGGRLHGQLVEAAADIRGGSVTSDDISRVTSAGMRHAAGAGRTVLHALPVGYALDGVKGIRDPRGMVARQFGVDMNVVTSDATVAKNLMLVVERCHLNVEAMASSPYVAGLSVLTDDEADLGAAVVEMGAGSTTIATYSGGRLVHASGFALGGQHITMDLARGIGACIADAERIKTLYGTVLTGGSDSRELMSVPTAGDDRETPQIVSRATIANIVRHRAEEIFEMVRDRLADSPFAAEPRARVVLSGGASQLTGTVELATRILNRQVRIGRPLGFGRLPNEAKGASFSVPTGLLVYPQYAHLEHVEPRRTRQLRTGTDGYFGKVGRWLREGF, encoded by the coding sequence ATGACCGGCCTCGATCGCAATCTGACCCCGAAGACCCGCCCGATGCAGAAGCGCACCGCGATGGTGGCTTCGCTCGACGTCGGCTCCAGCAAGATCGCCTGCATGATCGCGCGGCTCAAGCCGTCGCCGCCGAACGAGGCGCTGCGCGGCCGTACCCATGCGGTTGAATTGATCGGCTACAGCCAGATCCAGTCGCGCGGCGTCAAGGCCGGCTCCGTGGTCGATCTCGCCGAATGCGAGAAGGCGGTGCGCCATGCCGTGGCGTTGGCCGAGCGCATGGCCAAGGTCCGCGTCGAGTCCGTGCTGCTGTCGGTCTCCGGCGGCAGGCTGCATGGCCAGCTGGTCGAAGCCGCGGCCGATATCCGCGGCGGCTCGGTGACCTCGGATGATATCAGCCGCGTCACCTCGGCCGGCATGCGCCACGCCGCCGGCGCCGGCCGCACCGTGCTGCACGCGCTGCCGGTCGGCTACGCGCTCGACGGCGTCAAGGGCATCCGCGATCCCAGAGGCATGGTGGCGCGCCAGTTCGGCGTCGACATGAACGTGGTGACGTCGGACGCGACGGTCGCCAAGAACCTGATGCTGGTGGTCGAGCGCTGCCATCTCAACGTCGAAGCCATGGCGTCGAGCCCCTATGTCGCGGGCCTGTCGGTGCTGACCGATGACGAAGCCGATCTCGGCGCTGCCGTCGTCGAGATGGGCGCGGGCTCGACCACGATCGCGACCTACTCCGGCGGCCGCCTCGTGCACGCATCCGGATTTGCGCTCGGCGGGCAACACATCACGATGGATCTTGCGCGCGGCATCGGCGCGTGCATTGCGGATGCCGAGCGAATCAAGACTTTATACGGCACGGTGCTGACCGGCGGTTCGGACTCGCGCGAGCTGATGTCCGTTCCCACTGCAGGCGATGATCGGGAGACTCCGCAAATCGTGTCCCGCGCCACGATCGCGAACATTGTCCGGCATCGCGCCGAGGAGATTTTCGAAATGGTCCGTGACCGGCTCGCGGATTCCCCCTTTGCGGCAGAGCCGAGGGCGCGCGTCGTATTGAGCGGCGGCGCGTCGCAGCTCACCGGCACCGTCGAGCTCGCCACCCGCATCCTGAACCGCCAGGTCCGGATCGGCCGCCCGCTCGGCTTCGGCCGGCTGCCGAACGAGGCGAAGGGCGCCTCGTTCTCGGTGCCGACGGGGCTCTTGGTCTATCCGCAATACGCACATCTTGAACATGTCGAACCGCGGCGCACGCGGCAGCTCAGGACAGGGACAGACGGTTACTTCGGAAAGGTCGGACGATGGCTTCGCGAGGGCTTCTGA